From the Shewanella amazonensis SB2B genome, one window contains:
- the torD gene encoding molecular chaperone TorD, translated as MNKMSHSEEFAAGEMNAIRASVWQLLSSLYAKELSRERICELAGAELWQAFAAQVELQASASQIQAALAHAAKYDASQGGDDARLELAADFCSAFLQNAEHCAAPYASLYLGDAGKTERNETASYDTESQDKAARSLYGEKHQLMSDYLRSAGLGLDADFREPSDHLAVILGLMAHLCTSATEESQRAFLESAILSWLPEFNARLGKLKLESPLYGALGDFTLAWARLDTELLGG; from the coding sequence ATGAACAAGATGTCTCATTCCGAAGAGTTCGCCGCAGGCGAAATGAATGCCATCCGCGCCTCAGTGTGGCAACTGCTAAGCTCGCTCTACGCCAAAGAGCTGAGCCGTGAGCGCATCTGTGAGCTTGCTGGCGCCGAGCTGTGGCAGGCATTTGCAGCACAAGTCGAGCTTCAGGCGTCGGCTTCGCAAATCCAGGCGGCGCTCGCTCACGCAGCTAAGTATGACGCAAGTCAGGGCGGCGATGACGCCCGCCTCGAACTTGCCGCCGACTTTTGCAGCGCCTTTTTGCAAAATGCCGAGCACTGCGCCGCGCCTTACGCGAGCCTGTATCTGGGTGATGCTGGCAAAACTGAGCGGAATGAGACAGCGAGTTATGATACGGAGAGTCAGGATAAGGCCGCCCGAAGCCTCTACGGTGAAAAACATCAGCTGATGAGTGATTACCTGCGCTCGGCGGGCCTTGGCCTTGATGCGGATTTTCGCGAGCCAAGCGATCATCTGGCGGTGATCCTTGGGCTGATGGCGCACCTGTGCACCTCAGCAACTGAGGAGAGCCAGCGGGCGTTCCTTGAAAGCGCCATCTTAAGCTGGCTGCCCGAGTTCAACGCAAGACTTGGCAAGCTCAAGCTTGAAAGTCCGCTCTATGGCGCCCTTGGCGACTTTACCCTCGCCTGGGCCCGACTCGATACTGAGCTTTTGGGTGGTTAA
- the torA gene encoding trimethylamine-N-oxide reductase TorA — protein MKRRDFLKGLMSASCMAIGSTSLLSPLNALAAPRGRDEWLTTGSHFGAFKIRRKNGVIAEVKPFELDKYPTDMINGIKGLVYNPSRIRYPMVRLDFYKNGHRSNTAERGDFRFVRVTWDEALELFKASLDEIQTKYGPSGLHAGQTGWRATGQLHSSTSHMQRAVSMHGNFVKKVGDYSTGAGQTILPYVLGSTEVYAQGTSWPLILKNTKTLILWSNDPVKNLQVGWNAETHESYAYLAELKAKVAKGEIRVISIDPVETKTQAYLGCERLYINPQTDVAMMLAIAHELYQQKLYDAEFVKGYSLGFEDFLPYLLGKTDNTPKTPEWAEAICGVSAATIRDLAKVMVKDRTQIMMGWCIQRQQHGEQPYWMAAVLATMIGQIGLPGGGISYGHHYSSIGVPATSAAAPGAFPRNLDEGKKPLFDSNDFKGASSTIPVARWVDAILEPGKTIDANGSRVTYPDIKMMVFSGNNPWNHHQDRNRMKQAFQKLEAVVTIDVNWTATARFSDIVLPACTTLERNDIDVYGSYASRGILAMHKMVEPLFDSLSDFDIFTRFAAILGREQEYTRGMNEMQWIEHLYNECREANKAKYPMPDFQTFWKEGYVHFGEGEEWTRHADFRADPEINPLGTPSGLIEIFSRKIAAFNYDDCPGHPKWMEKKERSHGGPGSDKHPLWLQSCHPDKRLHSQMCESEEYRATYTVKGREPVYISPEDAKARGVKDGDLVRVFNDRGQVLAGAVISKRFPKGVIRIHEGAWYGPVGKDGSKEGGSEIGALCSFGDPNTLTMDIGTSKLAQACAAYTCLVDFEKFEGKVPEVSSFTGPVEVNLS, from the coding sequence ATGAAAAGACGTGATTTTTTAAAAGGCCTGATGTCAGCCTCCTGTATGGCCATAGGCTCCACCAGCCTGCTGAGCCCATTGAACGCACTGGCCGCGCCCCGCGGCCGTGACGAGTGGCTTACCACCGGCAGTCACTTTGGCGCCTTTAAAATTCGCCGTAAAAACGGCGTGATTGCCGAGGTGAAACCCTTCGAGCTGGACAAGTATCCAACGGATATGATTAACGGCATCAAGGGCCTGGTGTACAACCCATCCCGTATTCGCTATCCCATGGTCAGGCTCGACTTTTACAAGAACGGCCACAGGAGCAATACCGCCGAGCGCGGCGACTTCCGCTTTGTGCGGGTGACCTGGGATGAGGCGCTGGAGCTTTTCAAAGCGTCGCTGGATGAAATACAGACCAAGTATGGCCCAAGCGGCCTGCACGCCGGCCAAACCGGCTGGCGCGCCACCGGTCAGCTACATTCTTCCACCAGCCATATGCAGCGTGCGGTGAGCATGCACGGCAACTTCGTCAAAAAGGTGGGCGACTACTCCACCGGCGCGGGCCAGACCATTCTGCCTTACGTGCTCGGCTCCACTGAAGTGTATGCCCAGGGCACATCCTGGCCGCTGATTTTGAAAAACACCAAGACCCTGATTTTGTGGTCTAACGATCCGGTGAAGAACCTGCAGGTGGGCTGGAACGCCGAAACCCATGAGTCCTACGCCTATCTCGCCGAGCTCAAAGCGAAAGTGGCCAAGGGGGAAATTCGGGTCATCAGCATCGACCCAGTGGAAACCAAGACCCAGGCTTACCTTGGCTGCGAGCGGCTATACATCAACCCCCAGACCGACGTGGCCATGATGCTCGCAATCGCTCACGAGCTGTATCAGCAAAAGCTGTACGACGCCGAGTTTGTGAAGGGCTACAGCCTGGGCTTTGAGGACTTTTTGCCTTATCTGCTTGGCAAAACCGACAACACTCCCAAAACGCCTGAGTGGGCCGAAGCCATTTGCGGCGTGAGCGCAGCAACCATTCGCGACCTCGCCAAAGTGATGGTGAAAGACCGCACCCAAATCATGATGGGCTGGTGTATCCAGCGCCAGCAGCATGGCGAGCAGCCGTACTGGATGGCAGCGGTACTGGCCACCATGATAGGTCAGATTGGTCTGCCGGGCGGTGGCATCAGCTATGGCCACCACTACTCCAGCATCGGCGTGCCGGCCACCTCGGCGGCAGCCCCCGGCGCCTTCCCCCGTAACCTCGATGAAGGCAAAAAGCCGCTGTTTGACAGCAACGACTTCAAAGGCGCCAGCAGCACCATTCCGGTGGCGCGCTGGGTGGATGCCATCCTTGAGCCCGGCAAAACCATCGACGCCAACGGCAGCCGGGTGACTTACCCCGATATCAAGATGATGGTGTTCTCGGGCAACAACCCCTGGAACCACCATCAGGACAGAAACCGCATGAAGCAGGCGTTCCAGAAACTGGAAGCCGTGGTCACCATAGATGTGAACTGGACCGCCACCGCCCGCTTCAGTGACATAGTGCTGCCCGCCTGCACCACGCTGGAGCGCAACGATATCGACGTGTACGGCAGCTACGCGAGCCGCGGCATTTTGGCGATGCACAAGATGGTGGAGCCGCTGTTCGACAGTCTGTCCGATTTTGACATCTTCACCCGTTTTGCCGCCATCCTTGGCCGCGAACAGGAATACACCCGCGGCATGAATGAAATGCAGTGGATTGAGCACCTGTACAACGAGTGTCGTGAGGCCAACAAGGCCAAGTACCCAATGCCGGACTTCCAGACGTTCTGGAAAGAAGGCTATGTGCACTTTGGTGAAGGTGAAGAGTGGACCCGTCATGCGGATTTCCGTGCCGATCCGGAAATCAACCCGCTTGGTACGCCGTCTGGTCTGATTGAAATTTTCAGCCGCAAGATTGCCGCCTTTAACTACGATGACTGCCCCGGCCACCCCAAGTGGATGGAGAAAAAGGAGCGCAGCCACGGTGGCCCCGGCAGCGACAAGCACCCACTGTGGCTGCAATCCTGCCACCCGGACAAGCGCCTGCACTCACAGATGTGTGAAAGCGAAGAGTACCGCGCTACCTATACAGTTAAAGGCCGCGAGCCTGTGTACATCAGCCCCGAGGATGCCAAGGCCCGTGGCGTGAAAGACGGTGACTTAGTGCGGGTCTTCAATGACCGCGGCCAGGTGCTGGCCGGCGCCGTGATTTCCAAGCGCTTCCCCAAAGGGGTTATCCGTATCCACGAAGGCGCCTGGTATGGCCCTGTGGGCAAGGATGGCAGCAAAGAAGGCGGCAGCGAAATCGGCGCCCTTTGCTCTTTTGGTGACCCCAACACCCTGACCATGGACATTGGTACCTCCAAACTGGCGCAGGCCTGTGCGGCCTACACCTGTCTGGTGGACTTTGAGAAGTTCGAGGGCAAGGTGCCCGAGGTCAGCTCATTCACAGGCCCTGTGGAGGTTAATCTGTCATGA
- the torC gene encoding pentaheme c-type cytochrome TorC, which yields MKWFSSLRQTLGKPALSLSLGFIAISAFIMGIVFWGGFNTALEATNTEEFCISCHSMESKPYQELQQTVHWSNHSGVRATCPDCHVPHDWSRKIARKMEASHDVWGWLFQTVNTDEKFEAKRLEMASREWKRFDRDNSLACKNCHDYQSMKWDTMSPLAQKQMKRAAEIDQSCIDCHKGIAHKLPDMGTARAPELIAEVGSGVTPNVGESYFSALTKPLYLDATTAEEAGTLNVATKVKVLETSGKRVKVAIEGWRKRVGAGRVIYFDFGVNILSAQLSLDAAKTPDLIRTFEEKQDPMTGLMWERIEADIWTDADYLLGDIAPLWSYAKTTYSSSCSVCHTQPEEAHFDANTWPGMFQGMLAFVNMDQDTQALVQKYLQEHSATFNKDAH from the coding sequence ATGAAATGGTTCTCTTCTCTCAGACAAACCCTCGGCAAGCCCGCACTCTCCCTGAGTCTGGGCTTTATTGCCATCAGCGCCTTTATCATGGGTATTGTGTTCTGGGGCGGCTTTAACACCGCGCTGGAAGCCACCAATACCGAAGAGTTTTGTATCAGCTGCCACAGCATGGAAAGCAAGCCCTATCAGGAGCTGCAGCAGACTGTGCATTGGTCAAATCACTCTGGCGTGCGTGCCACCTGCCCCGACTGCCACGTGCCCCACGACTGGAGCCGCAAAATCGCCCGCAAGATGGAGGCCTCCCACGACGTATGGGGCTGGCTGTTCCAGACCGTGAATACCGACGAGAAATTCGAAGCCAAGCGTCTTGAGATGGCGAGCCGCGAGTGGAAACGCTTCGATAGAGACAACAGCCTTGCCTGTAAAAACTGCCACGATTACCAGTCGATGAAGTGGGACACCATGTCGCCGCTGGCGCAAAAACAGATGAAGCGCGCCGCCGAAATTGACCAGTCCTGCATCGATTGTCACAAGGGCATTGCCCACAAGCTGCCGGACATGGGCACAGCCCGCGCCCCTGAGCTGATTGCCGAGGTAGGCAGCGGCGTAACCCCCAATGTAGGCGAGAGCTACTTCAGCGCCCTGACCAAGCCATTGTATCTGGATGCCACCACCGCCGAAGAAGCGGGCACTTTGAACGTGGCCACCAAGGTCAAGGTACTGGAAACCAGCGGCAAGCGCGTAAAAGTGGCCATTGAAGGCTGGCGCAAGCGTGTGGGTGCAGGCCGGGTGATCTACTTCGACTTTGGGGTGAATATCCTCTCGGCTCAGCTGTCACTGGATGCCGCCAAAACCCCTGACCTTATCCGTACCTTTGAAGAAAAACAGGACCCCATGACGGGTCTCATGTGGGAGCGAATTGAAGCCGACATCTGGACCGATGCCGACTACCTGCTTGGTGACATAGCCCCGCTATGGAGCTACGCCAAAACCACCTACAGCAGCAGCTGCAGCGTATGCCACACCCAGCCAGAGGAAGCCCACTTCGATGCCAACACCTGGCCGGGCATGTTCCAGGGCATGTTGGCCTTCGTCAACATGGATCAGGACACCCAGGCGCTGGTACAGAAGTACCTGCAGGAACACTCAGCCACCTTTAACAAAGATGCCCACTAA
- a CDS encoding periplasmic nitrate reductase, NapE protein produces the protein MSHPTQSPKESRSRELKGLGFIVFLLFPALTVTFISLYGLALWVYQAVTGVAPH, from the coding sequence ATGTCACACCCCACTCAATCCCCCAAGGAGAGCAGAAGCCGGGAGCTTAAGGGCTTAGGCTTTATTGTTTTTCTGCTTTTTCCTGCACTTACCGTCACCTTTATCAGCCTCTACGGTTTGGCGCTCTGGGTTTACCAGGCCGTCACCGGCGTTGCGCCCCACTGA
- a CDS encoding CBS domain-containing protein, protein MELSIADIMVTRVVTVEMDDRLQLVKEIFDQASFHHLPVVDEDGTLSGMLSERDLLRAISPHIGAIGETNRDQETLLKRVHQVMTREPVTIAPHKSLDDASLLMLEYSIGSLPVLEDGKLVGIITWKDLLRAYSHLGRRP, encoded by the coding sequence ATGGAACTCTCGATTGCCGACATCATGGTCACCCGGGTGGTCACGGTTGAAATGGACGACAGGCTGCAACTGGTGAAGGAAATCTTCGATCAGGCCAGCTTCCATCACCTGCCGGTGGTGGATGAAGACGGCACCCTGAGCGGCATGCTGTCGGAGCGTGATTTGCTGCGCGCCATCAGCCCCCACATTGGCGCCATAGGCGAGACCAATCGCGATCAGGAAACCCTGCTAAAGCGGGTGCATCAGGTCATGACCCGCGAGCCTGTGACCATAGCGCCGCACAAGTCATTGGATGACGCCAGTTTACTGATGCTCGAATACAGCATAGGTTCACTGCCGGTGCTGGAAGACGGCAAGCTGGTCGGCATCATCACCTGGAAGGATTTACTCAGGGCATACAGCCACCTTGGCCGTCGCCCCTGA
- a CDS encoding GNAT family N-acyltransferase produces the protein MIFTVDNLIDTRLPAISASPWLKRPVSAALRFLLHEEECNRIAAEFAFMQGVDFAGAVLETLNFSFTVPDSDLDNIPAKGRVVIFANHPIGSLDALAMIKLIGEIRPDIKVVANEILMAIEPLHPILLPVRNMGGGTPKHHLEAIHRHLQNDGALLIFPAGEVSRLRPNGVRDTLWQSGFLKIALACDAPLLPLFADARNSATFYGTSMIYKPLSTLLLVKEMFRQKQRTMPIRIGELIALDALKAKDFDLKTKVTLLKNHLYRIGKNRPPLFKTQSPIARPECRAELKAALGACEHLGNTQDGKTIYLYQHQGSNPIMREIGRLREQAFRAVGEGTGKRRDIDAFDSHYLHLVLWDKEALEVVGAYRFASASKLHQELGANSLYSQSLFDFTDAFAPCFAEGLELGRSFVQPRYWGKRSLDYLWFGIGAFLARNPQYRYLFGPVSISGQLPLAAREMLVDFYGRFYGANTQLASPKQAFRLSDERRRELDKLYEGLPMEDAFKRLKHTLSGMGVAVPTLYKQYTELCHEDGVSFAAFSVDPDFGHCVDGLVTVDLTRLKDKKRERYLGVHRQDNAQLVLADGEGV, from the coding sequence ATGATTTTTACCGTAGATAATCTGATAGACACCCGCTTGCCCGCCATCTCGGCAAGCCCCTGGCTCAAACGCCCTGTGTCGGCCGCGCTGCGATTCTTACTCCATGAAGAGGAATGTAACCGCATCGCCGCCGAATTCGCCTTTATGCAGGGTGTAGACTTTGCCGGTGCCGTGCTGGAAACCCTGAACTTCAGTTTTACTGTGCCCGACAGTGACCTGGATAATATTCCCGCCAAAGGCCGGGTGGTGATTTTTGCCAATCATCCCATAGGTTCTCTGGATGCGCTGGCGATGATAAAGCTCATCGGGGAAATCCGTCCCGACATCAAGGTGGTGGCCAACGAGATCCTGATGGCGATTGAACCTCTGCATCCCATCTTGTTGCCGGTGCGCAACATGGGCGGCGGCACCCCCAAGCATCATCTGGAAGCCATTCATCGTCACCTGCAAAACGACGGAGCCCTGCTTATCTTCCCCGCAGGTGAAGTGTCCCGCCTGCGCCCGAATGGTGTCAGGGATACCCTGTGGCAAAGCGGATTTCTGAAAATCGCCCTGGCCTGCGATGCGCCGCTGCTGCCCCTGTTTGCCGACGCACGCAACTCGGCAACCTTCTACGGCACATCCATGATTTACAAACCCCTTTCCACCCTGCTGCTGGTGAAAGAAATGTTCCGCCAGAAACAGCGAACCATGCCCATACGCATAGGGGAGCTCATCGCCCTTGACGCCCTCAAGGCAAAGGACTTTGATCTCAAAACCAAGGTCACCCTGCTGAAAAACCATCTGTATCGCATCGGCAAAAACCGTCCGCCCCTGTTTAAAACCCAAAGTCCCATTGCCCGCCCCGAGTGCCGCGCCGAGCTTAAAGCGGCACTTGGTGCCTGTGAGCATTTGGGGAACACCCAGGACGGAAAAACCATTTACCTTTACCAGCATCAGGGCTCCAACCCCATCATGCGTGAGATAGGCCGCTTGCGGGAGCAGGCCTTCCGGGCCGTGGGCGAAGGTACGGGCAAACGCCGGGATATAGACGCCTTCGACAGTCACTATCTGCATCTGGTGCTGTGGGACAAAGAAGCGCTGGAAGTAGTGGGCGCTTACCGTTTTGCCAGTGCCAGTAAACTGCATCAGGAGCTTGGTGCCAACAGCCTCTATAGCCAAAGCCTGTTTGATTTCACAGACGCCTTTGCCCCCTGCTTTGCCGAGGGGTTGGAGCTGGGCCGCAGTTTCGTACAGCCCAGATACTGGGGCAAACGCAGTCTGGACTACCTCTGGTTTGGTATCGGCGCCTTCCTCGCACGCAATCCGCAATATCGCTATCTGTTCGGCCCGGTGTCCATCAGCGGCCAGTTACCCCTGGCAGCCAGAGAAATGTTGGTGGATTTTTATGGCCGCTTCTACGGCGCCAACACCCAACTGGCATCCCCGAAACAGGCATTCAGACTGTCTGATGAGCGTCGGCGCGAGCTTGACAAGCTGTATGAAGGGTTACCCATGGAGGATGCCTTTAAACGCCTGAAGCATACCCTGTCTGGCATGGGTGTTGCTGTGCCAACCCTCTACAAACAGTACACAGAGCTCTGCCATGAAGACGGCGTATCCTTTGCCGCATTCAGCGTTGATCCCGACTTCGGTCACTGCGTCGATGGGCTGGTGACTGTGGACCTGACCCGCCTGAAAGACAAAAAACGCGAGCGATATCTGGGAGTCCACCGGCAAGATAATGCCCAGCTGGTGCTCGCAGACGGCGAAGGAGTCTGA
- a CDS encoding UDP-2,3-diacylglucosamine diphosphatase, translating into MDTNKAACATQRRGALGHFRCLWISDVHLGTPDCQAGPLLSLLSSYHYDKLILAGDIVDLWSLKRRSFWPQSHRQLLELLLSLAEQGTDIVYVPGNHDEWFRRFHGISFRGIHIERTHRHHSRTGLDVLTIHGDDFDAEIAIGRFHARLGDNLYDLLLWLNRALHRCRKLLGYPYWSLAGYIKARVSKAQAAISKYREVALKHCARQEADMLVCGHIHQPALIEQGSLIYANTGDWVENTTLIAETPQGNFQLLRWNHAEHRLELEQEVLLNNTSKARMKVA; encoded by the coding sequence ATGGACACCAATAAAGCCGCTTGTGCCACACAGCGCCGCGGAGCACTGGGACACTTTCGCTGCCTGTGGATTTCGGATGTACACCTTGGTACACCCGACTGCCAGGCAGGTCCCCTCCTCAGCCTGCTTTCATCCTACCATTACGACAAACTGATCCTCGCCGGCGATATTGTCGATCTCTGGTCGCTCAAGCGCCGCAGTTTCTGGCCCCAAAGCCACAGACAATTGCTGGAATTGCTGCTGTCTCTGGCAGAGCAAGGCACCGACATCGTTTACGTGCCAGGCAATCACGACGAATGGTTTCGCCGCTTTCACGGCATCAGCTTTCGCGGCATTCACATCGAGCGCACTCACAGACATCACAGCCGCACCGGACTGGACGTACTGACCATTCACGGCGACGACTTCGATGCCGAAATTGCCATAGGCCGTTTCCACGCCCGTCTCGGCGACAACCTTTATGACCTGCTGCTGTGGCTAAACCGGGCACTGCACCGCTGCCGGAAGTTGTTGGGCTACCCCTACTGGTCCCTGGCCGGTTACATCAAAGCCAGAGTCAGCAAGGCGCAGGCCGCCATCAGCAAGTACCGTGAAGTCGCACTGAAACACTGCGCACGCCAGGAGGCAGACATGCTGGTCTGTGGCCATATCCACCAGCCTGCGCTCATCGAACAGGGCTCACTGATTTATGCCAACACAGGTGACTGGGTAGAAAACACTACCCTGATTGCCGAAACACCCCAGGGAAACTTCCAGCTGCTCAGGTGGAACCATGCCGAGCACCGGCTGGAGCTGGAGCAGGAAGTGCTCCTCAACAACACAAGCAAGGCCCGCATGAAGGTTGCCTGA